One window from the genome of Methylomarinovum caldicuralii encodes:
- the pabC gene encoding aminodeoxychorismate lyase, with protein sequence MAGPVWIDGRRGGSVSVCDRGFQYGDGLFETFLIRDQRPCLWEGHLARLRLGCERLGIPLPAPATLWREALAACRGVAAGVLKLQLTRGCGGRGYAPPADPRPTRVFSLHPLPTGLEERRRLGVAVRLCRTPLGINPALAGLKHCNRLEQVLARREWSDPDIYEGLMCDTEGRLVEGVMTNLFWREGERVLTPRLDRCGVAGVVRRWVMDRLRDWGVQVLEVRAHPQALLQAQEAFLTNSVIGIVPVIRWQDARDWPVGETTRRLQMAWSS encoded by the coding sequence ATGGCCGGTCCGGTCTGGATCGACGGTCGCAGGGGGGGCAGCGTCTCCGTCTGCGACCGCGGTTTCCAGTACGGCGACGGCCTGTTCGAGACCTTCCTGATCCGGGATCAACGCCCCTGCCTCTGGGAGGGTCACCTGGCGCGGCTGCGCCTGGGGTGCGAACGCCTGGGAATCCCCCTGCCGGCGCCGGCAACCCTGTGGCGGGAGGCCCTGGCCGCCTGCCGTGGCGTTGCTGCCGGCGTGCTCAAGCTGCAATTGACCCGCGGCTGCGGCGGCCGTGGTTATGCCCCGCCTGCCGATCCCCGTCCCACCCGGGTGTTCAGCCTGCACCCGCTTCCCACCGGCCTGGAAGAGAGACGCCGCCTGGGCGTGGCGGTGCGTCTCTGTCGCACCCCGTTGGGGATCAATCCGGCGCTTGCCGGGCTCAAACACTGCAACCGCCTGGAACAGGTTCTGGCCCGGCGGGAGTGGAGCGATCCGGACATTTACGAGGGCCTGATGTGCGACACCGAGGGCCGGCTGGTGGAGGGGGTGATGACCAACCTGTTCTGGCGTGAAGGAGAACGTGTCCTGACCCCCCGCCTCGACCGCTGCGGGGTGGCCGGTGTTGTGCGGCGCTGGGTGATGGATCGCCTGCGGGACTGGGGCGTCCAGGTCCTGGAAGTGCGTGCGCATCCGCAGGCTCTGCTGCAGGCGCAGGAGGCGTTTTTGACCAACAGCGTCATCGGCATCGTCCCGGTGATCCGCTGGCAGGATGCACGGGACTGGCCGGTGGGGGAAACGACACGCAGACTGCAAATGGCGTGGTCGTCATGA
- the fabF gene encoding beta-ketoacyl-ACP synthase II, with translation MSERRVVITGLGILCPVGNSVAEAWENILAGRSGIGPIEYFDVSQFSTRFGGTVKHFDVTEYIPAKEARKMDPFIHYGIAAACQAFDDAGLEVSEANAEMIGVAIGAGIGGITGIENGHSAFLEGGPRRISPFFVPANIINMISGNFATMKGLQGPNFAVVSACATSNHNIGEAARIIRTGDAEVMIAGGAEYPISPTGLGGFAAARALSRRNDDPQRASRPWDKDRDGFVLSEGAGVVVLESLEHARARGARIYAELIGYGASADAYHMTQPPPHGDGAARCMRRALRNAGIAPEAVDYINAHGTSTPAGDLAETRAIKQAFGEAAYRIPVSSTKSMTGHLLGAAGGIEAIFTILALRDQVLPPTINLDEPDEECDLDYVPHTAREAKVEIAISNSFGFGGTNSTLIFKRFDG, from the coding sequence TTGAGCGAGAGAAGGGTCGTCATTACGGGGCTGGGAATTCTTTGCCCGGTGGGAAACAGCGTCGCCGAGGCATGGGAGAACATCCTGGCCGGCAGAAGCGGCATCGGGCCGATCGAGTATTTCGACGTCAGCCAGTTCAGCACCCGCTTCGGCGGAACGGTGAAGCACTTCGACGTCACCGAATACATTCCGGCCAAGGAGGCCCGTAAGATGGATCCCTTCATCCATTACGGCATCGCCGCCGCCTGCCAGGCGTTCGACGATGCCGGGCTGGAGGTGAGCGAGGCCAACGCCGAGATGATCGGGGTGGCCATCGGCGCCGGCATCGGCGGCATCACCGGGATCGAGAACGGCCACAGCGCCTTTCTCGAGGGCGGGCCGCGGCGCATTTCCCCGTTCTTCGTGCCGGCCAACATCATCAACATGATCTCCGGCAACTTCGCCACCATGAAGGGCCTGCAGGGCCCCAATTTCGCGGTGGTTTCGGCCTGCGCCACGTCCAATCACAACATCGGCGAGGCCGCCCGTATCATCCGCACCGGTGATGCCGAGGTGATGATCGCCGGCGGCGCCGAATATCCCATTTCGCCGACCGGCTTAGGTGGATTTGCCGCCGCCCGGGCGCTGTCGCGGCGCAACGACGATCCCCAGCGGGCCAGCCGTCCCTGGGACAAGGACCGCGACGGTTTCGTGCTGTCGGAGGGGGCCGGGGTGGTGGTGCTCGAATCCCTCGAGCACGCGCGCGCCCGCGGCGCCCGCATCTACGCCGAACTGATCGGTTACGGCGCCAGCGCCGACGCCTATCACATGACCCAGCCGCCGCCCCACGGCGACGGCGCCGCCCGCTGCATGCGCCGGGCGCTGCGCAACGCCGGCATCGCCCCGGAGGCGGTGGACTACATCAACGCCCACGGCACCTCGACGCCGGCCGGGGATCTGGCCGAAACCCGGGCGATCAAGCAGGCCTTCGGCGAGGCGGCCTACCGCATCCCCGTCAGTTCCACCAAGTCGATGACCGGGCATCTGCTCGGCGCCGCCGGGGGGATCGAGGCGATCTTCACCATCCTGGCACTGCGCGACCAGGTGTTGCCGCCCACCATCAACCTGGACGAACCGGACGAGGAATGCGATCTCGACTACGTGCCGCACACGGCGCGCGAGGCCAAGGTCGAAATCGCCATTTCCAATTCCTTCGGCTTCGGCGGTACCAATTCCACTCTCATCTTCAAGCGCTTCGACGGTTGA
- the acpP gene encoding acyl carrier protein, which produces MSDVAERVKKIVAEQLGVKEEISNDASFVDDLGADSLDTVELVMALEEEFDCEIPDEEAEKITTVQEAIDYIEKHLNQ; this is translated from the coding sequence ATGAGCGATGTGGCAGAACGTGTGAAGAAGATCGTGGCGGAACAGCTGGGCGTGAAGGAAGAAATCTCCAACGACGCCTCCTTTGTCGACGATCTGGGGGCCGATTCCCTCGATACCGTAGAGCTGGTGATGGCGCTGGAGGAGGAGTTCGACTGCGAAATCCCCGACGAGGAAGCCGAAAAGATCACCACGGTTCAGGAAGCCATCGACTACATCGAAAAGCATCTGAATCAGTGA
- the fabG gene encoding 3-oxoacyl-ACP reductase FabG: MTAKIALVTGASRGIGSDIALQLARDGFTVVGTATSDAGAERIAAAIREVGEGTGMVLDVTDAAQVQQVVDRINKEFGAPLVLVNNAGITQDNLLMRMKDEEWQSILDTNLTSVYRLSKACLRGMMKARWGRIVNIGSVVGATGNAGQTNYAAAKAGMVGFTKSLAKEVGSRGITVNTVAPGFIDTDMTRALPEAQREALLGAIPLGRLGEAEEIAHAVSFLCSDRAGYITGETLHVNGGMYMP; the protein is encoded by the coding sequence ATGACCGCCAAAATCGCCCTCGTGACCGGCGCCAGCCGCGGCATCGGCAGCGACATCGCCCTGCAACTGGCCCGGGACGGGTTCACCGTGGTGGGAACCGCCACCAGCGATGCCGGTGCCGAGCGCATCGCCGCCGCCATCCGTGAGGTGGGGGAAGGGACGGGCATGGTGCTGGATGTGACCGACGCCGCTCAGGTGCAGCAGGTTGTCGATCGTATCAACAAGGAATTCGGCGCCCCTTTGGTGCTGGTGAACAATGCCGGCATCACCCAGGACAATCTGCTGATGCGGATGAAGGACGAGGAATGGCAGTCGATCCTCGACACCAACCTGACTTCGGTCTACCGCCTCAGCAAGGCCTGCCTGCGCGGCATGATGAAGGCGCGCTGGGGGCGCATCGTCAACATCGGTTCGGTGGTGGGGGCGACCGGCAACGCCGGTCAGACCAACTACGCCGCTGCCAAGGCCGGCATGGTCGGCTTCACCAAGTCCCTGGCGAAGGAGGTGGGGTCGCGGGGCATCACCGTCAACACCGTCGCGCCCGGCTTCATCGACACCGACATGACGCGGGCGTTGCCCGAAGCCCAGCGCGAGGCGTTGCTGGGCGCGATTCCCCTGGGGCGCCTGGGCGAGGCCGAGGAGATCGCCCATGCGGTTTCCTTCCTGTGCAGCGACCGGGCCGGCTACATCACCGGCGAGACCCTGCATGTGAACGGCGGCATGTACATGCCTTGA
- the fabD gene encoding ACP S-malonyltransferase — translation MEEERQRPDLAFLFPGQGSQAVGMLQDLAAAFPQVRETFAEASEALGFDLWRLVQEGPAEELDQTVNTQPALLAAGVAVWRVWRSQTDICPAWMAGHSLGEYTALVCAGSLPFADTVKLVAERGRLMQTAVPEGKGAMAAVLGLEDHVVVGLCRRVSEETGQRVAAANFNAPGQVVIAGETAAVERACEAAREAGAKRALKLAVSVPSHCELMKPAAERFAALLEAVPVETPKIAVIHNVDVGTHAAPEVIRALLAQQLYSPVRWSDTIRFLRDQGVSRFVEAGPGKVLTGLNKRIVKECRTLPVFDPATLAASLEEIL, via the coding sequence ATGGAAGAAGAAAGACAACGTCCCGATCTGGCATTCCTGTTCCCCGGCCAGGGGTCGCAGGCGGTCGGCATGCTGCAGGATCTGGCCGCCGCCTTCCCGCAGGTCCGGGAAACCTTTGCCGAGGCTTCCGAGGCGCTGGGCTTCGATCTCTGGCGCCTGGTCCAGGAAGGGCCCGCGGAAGAACTCGATCAGACCGTCAACACCCAGCCGGCGCTGCTGGCGGCCGGCGTCGCCGTGTGGCGGGTGTGGCGGTCGCAGACGGACATCTGTCCTGCCTGGATGGCGGGCCACAGCCTGGGGGAATACACTGCCCTGGTCTGCGCCGGCTCGCTGCCGTTTGCGGACACGGTCAAACTGGTGGCCGAGCGCGGCCGCCTGATGCAGACCGCCGTTCCCGAAGGCAAGGGGGCGATGGCGGCGGTTCTCGGGCTCGAGGACCACGTGGTGGTCGGGCTGTGCCGCAGGGTGAGCGAGGAAACCGGACAGCGGGTGGCGGCGGCCAATTTCAACGCCCCCGGCCAGGTGGTGATCGCAGGAGAAACGGCCGCGGTGGAGCGTGCCTGTGAGGCCGCCAGGGAAGCGGGGGCCAAGCGCGCCCTCAAGCTGGCCGTCAGCGTGCCGTCCCACTGTGAGCTGATGAAGCCCGCGGCCGAACGCTTCGCGGCGCTGCTGGAGGCGGTTCCGGTGGAGACACCGAAGATCGCCGTGATCCACAACGTGGACGTGGGTACTCATGCGGCCCCGGAAGTCATCCGCGCCCTGCTGGCCCAACAGCTGTATTCACCGGTGCGCTGGAGCGACACCATCCGTTTCCTGCGCGATCAGGGGGTCAGCCGCTTCGTCGAGGCCGGGCCGGGCAAGGTGCTCACCGGCCTGAACAAACGTATCGTCAAGGAATGCCGGACGTTGCCGGTGTTCGATCCGGCCACGCTGGCCGCAAGCCTGGAGGAAATCCTATGA
- a CDS encoding beta-ketoacyl-ACP synthase III, with protein MNRYARIAGTGSYLPATVRTNDDISRMVDTADAWIVERTGIRERRIAAPEETASSMGEIAARQAIEAAGWEPETVDLVIMATSTPDRIFPSAACLLQQRLGIRGCPAFDVQAACAGFIYALSIADQFIRAGSARRALVVGSEINSRLVDWSDRTTCILFGDGAGAVTLEAVDSPGILSTHIHADGHFHDLLYLPNPEMGISGEPPYIRMQGNDVFKIAVNTLGRIVDETLAANGLEKSDVDWLVPHQANIRIIAATARKLKMPMERVVVTIERQGNTSSASVPLALHEAVSDGRIQRGQVLLMEAFGGGFTWGSALIRY; from the coding sequence ATGAACCGTTACGCCCGCATCGCTGGCACCGGTAGCTATCTGCCCGCCACGGTCCGCACCAACGACGACATCTCCCGCATGGTGGATACCGCCGACGCCTGGATCGTGGAACGCACCGGAATCCGCGAGCGTCGCATCGCCGCCCCGGAGGAAACCGCCTCCAGCATGGGTGAGATCGCCGCCCGCCAGGCCATCGAGGCCGCCGGCTGGGAACCGGAGACGGTCGATCTGGTGATCATGGCCACCAGCACCCCGGACCGGATCTTTCCCAGCGCCGCGTGTCTGCTGCAGCAGCGGCTGGGAATCCGCGGCTGTCCCGCCTTCGACGTCCAGGCCGCCTGCGCCGGCTTTATCTACGCCCTCAGCATCGCCGACCAGTTCATCCGCGCCGGAAGCGCGCGCCGGGCCCTGGTGGTCGGCAGCGAGATCAACTCCCGCCTGGTGGACTGGAGCGACCGCACCACCTGTATCCTGTTCGGTGACGGCGCCGGGGCGGTGACGCTGGAGGCCGTTGATTCCCCCGGCATCCTCTCCACCCACATCCACGCCGACGGCCATTTCCACGACCTGCTCTATCTTCCCAACCCGGAGATGGGGATCAGCGGCGAGCCGCCCTACATCAGGATGCAGGGCAACGACGTGTTCAAGATTGCCGTCAACACCCTGGGGCGGATCGTGGACGAGACTTTGGCGGCCAACGGTCTGGAGAAGTCCGACGTGGACTGGCTGGTGCCCCACCAGGCCAACATCCGCATCATCGCCGCCACCGCCCGCAAGCTCAAGATGCCCATGGAACGGGTGGTGGTCACCATAGAGCGGCAGGGTAACACCTCCTCGGCCTCGGTGCCGCTGGCACTGCACGAGGCGGTCAGCGACGGCCGCATCCAGCGGGGGCAGGTGTTGCTGATGGAGGCTTTCGGCGGGGGGTTCACCTGGGGTTCCGCTTTGATCAGGTATTGA
- the plsX gene encoding phosphate acyltransferase PlsX: MPKQTPVIAIDAMGGDHGPEVTVPAALDCLRQYPQLQLILVGQESVLRESLAAHGQPDHPRLRIHHASEVVAMDDLPSRALRNKRDSSMRVALNLVRDGEADACVSAGNTGALMATARFVLKTIPGIDRPAIIVTLPAAKGCTHILDMGANVDCSAEHLYQFAVMGYELVRAVENVDSPRVGLLNIGEEEIKGNEQVKQAARLLSSSYLNFIGYVEGDDIFIGEVDIVVTDGFVGNVALKTIEGLARLLGQALREGFQKNLYARLVGLMALPVLRGFKQRFDPRRYNGATLLGLQGIVIKSHGNADRAAFANAIRMALLEIDKAVPERIGERVATIFANGAGIHEDLSLTTRINRA, translated from the coding sequence ATGCCTAAACAGACGCCGGTGATCGCCATCGACGCCATGGGCGGCGATCACGGTCCGGAAGTAACCGTGCCCGCGGCGCTCGACTGCCTGCGTCAGTACCCGCAGCTGCAGCTGATCCTCGTCGGTCAGGAGTCGGTGTTGCGGGAAAGCCTGGCCGCCCACGGCCAGCCGGACCACCCCCGCCTGCGGATTCACCATGCCTCCGAGGTGGTGGCGATGGACGATCTTCCCTCCCGGGCGCTTCGCAACAAGCGGGATTCCTCCATGCGCGTCGCCCTCAACCTGGTGCGCGACGGCGAGGCCGACGCCTGTGTCAGCGCCGGCAACACCGGCGCCCTGATGGCCACGGCGCGGTTCGTGCTGAAGACGATTCCCGGCATCGACCGCCCCGCCATCATCGTCACCCTGCCGGCGGCCAAGGGTTGTACCCATATCCTTGACATGGGGGCGAACGTCGATTGCAGCGCCGAACATCTGTACCAGTTCGCCGTCATGGGCTACGAGTTGGTGCGGGCGGTGGAGAACGTCGATTCCCCCCGGGTCGGACTCCTCAACATCGGCGAGGAGGAGATCAAGGGAAACGAACAGGTCAAGCAGGCTGCCCGTCTGCTTTCCAGTTCCTACCTCAACTTCATCGGTTACGTGGAGGGCGACGACATCTTCATCGGCGAGGTGGACATCGTGGTGACCGACGGCTTCGTCGGCAACGTCGCCCTCAAGACCATCGAGGGGCTGGCGCGGCTGCTGGGCCAGGCGCTCAGGGAAGGGTTTCAGAAGAACCTCTACGCCCGGCTGGTGGGGCTGATGGCCCTGCCGGTGCTGCGCGGTTTCAAACAGCGTTTCGATCCGCGGCGTTACAACGGCGCCACCCTGCTGGGGCTGCAAGGCATCGTGATCAAGAGCCACGGCAACGCCGACCGCGCCGCCTTCGCCAACGCCATCCGCATGGCGCTTTTGGAGATCGACAAGGCTGTTCCCGAACGGATCGGTGAGCGGGTGGCCACCATTTTCGCCAATGGGGCCGGCATTCACGAAGACCTTTCCCTTACCACCCGGATAAATCGCGCATGA
- the rpmF gene encoding 50S ribosomal protein L32, producing MAVPQNRKTRSKRGMRRAHDSLKNPALSQDPLTGETHRRHHVSPDGYYRGRQVIAVKQEEEVEEE from the coding sequence ATGGCGGTACCACAGAATCGTAAGACCCGTTCCAAGCGCGGCATGCGCCGCGCCCACGACAGCCTGAAAAACCCGGCCCTGTCCCAGGATCCGCTGACCGGGGAAACCCACCGGCGCCATCACGTCAGTCCCGATGGCTACTACCGCGGCCGCCAGGTGATCGCGGTCAAGCAGGAAGAAGAGGTGGAAGAAGAATAA
- a CDS encoding YceD family protein: protein MPMRLPELIDPLQCVAKGRHWVGRLPLARLPRLVDMITNPDEAVTVDLRFERRDRVAAVTGSVRGELEVTCQRCLAPLRIAVDSPVSLGVVTSIEEGDRLPDAFEPLLLEEDRIPFSDIVEDELILAIPDIPKHAHCRPAKTSSADAGVEEAAAADNPFAALAQLKTKPDRQRG from the coding sequence ATGCCAATGCGTTTGCCGGAATTGATCGACCCGCTTCAGTGTGTCGCCAAAGGGCGTCACTGGGTGGGTAGGTTGCCGCTGGCCCGGTTGCCCCGGCTGGTGGACATGATCACCAATCCCGACGAGGCGGTGACGGTGGATCTGCGCTTCGAGCGCCGGGACCGGGTGGCGGCCGTCACCGGTTCCGTGCGTGGCGAGCTGGAGGTGACTTGCCAGCGCTGTCTGGCGCCGCTTCGGATCGCCGTGGACAGTCCGGTCAGTCTGGGCGTGGTCACTTCCATCGAAGAGGGTGACCGGCTTCCGGATGCGTTCGAGCCGCTGTTGCTGGAGGAAGATCGGATTCCCTTCTCCGACATCGTCGAGGATGAGCTGATCCTGGCGATTCCCGACATTCCCAAGCACGCGCATTGCCGGCCTGCCAAGACCTCGTCGGCGGATGCCGGCGTGGAGGAAGCGGCGGCGGCTGACAACCCGTTCGCGGCATTGGCCCAGTTGAAGACAAAACCAGACCGACAGAGAGGTTAG
- a CDS encoding Maf family protein, with translation MLPLVLASGSPYRRTLLARLGLPFEWAAPEIDETPHFNEAPEQLASRLAAAKARALAAQFPEHLIIGSDQVGLLGGRKLSKPGDFETAREQLLAAAGRTLSFHTGVSVLNSRSGRQLSAVDTCRVHLRPLTAAQIENYLRREQPYDCVGAFKSEGLGIALIARIEGDDPNTLVGLPLIQLVSLLKRFGIDVLAA, from the coding sequence ATGCTTCCGCTGGTCCTTGCCTCCGGTTCCCCCTATCGCCGCACCCTGCTGGCCAGGCTCGGGCTGCCCTTCGAATGGGCCGCCCCGGAAATCGACGAAACCCCGCACTTCAACGAGGCCCCGGAGCAGCTGGCGAGCCGGTTGGCGGCGGCCAAGGCCCGGGCCCTGGCGGCGCAGTTTCCCGAACACCTCATCATCGGTTCCGACCAGGTCGGCCTGCTCGGGGGCCGCAAACTCAGCAAACCCGGCGATTTCGAAACCGCCCGGGAACAGCTGCTGGCCGCCGCCGGCCGGACCCTGAGCTTTCACACCGGCGTCAGCGTCCTCAACAGCCGCAGCGGCCGCCAGTTGAGTGCGGTGGACACCTGCCGGGTCCACCTGCGGCCGCTGACCGCCGCCCAGATCGAAAATTACCTGCGCCGCGAGCAGCCTTACGACTGCGTCGGCGCTTTCAAGTCCGAAGGACTCGGCATCGCGCTGATCGCCCGCATCGAAGGCGATGACCCCAATACCCTGGTAGGACTGCCGCTAATCCAGCTGGTCTCCCTGCTGAAACGCTTCGGCATCGACGTGCTGGCGGCATGA
- a CDS encoding Smr/MutS family protein codes for MNIDDEDIELFRRAVAGIEPLPSGKRRRAVPAAKPAPRRQPPPETGTEAQPTLSLGDTLRYLRPGSDQRLLKRLQQGRIPPRAELDLHGCTRAQAKPLLDHFLAECLADRIRCALIVHGKGWRSPDFKPVLKSALDQWLRRHPQVTAFCSARPKDGGSGALYVLLGQKK; via the coding sequence ATGAATATCGACGACGAAGACATCGAACTGTTCCGCCGGGCCGTGGCCGGCATCGAGCCGCTGCCATCCGGCAAGCGGCGCCGGGCGGTGCCGGCGGCCAAACCGGCACCCCGCCGGCAGCCGCCTCCCGAAACGGGGACAGAGGCGCAGCCGACCCTGTCCCTGGGCGACACCCTGCGCTACCTGCGCCCCGGCAGCGACCAGCGACTGCTGAAGCGCCTGCAGCAGGGGCGCATCCCCCCGCGGGCCGAACTGGATCTCCACGGCTGCACCCGCGCCCAGGCCAAACCGCTGCTGGATCATTTCCTGGCCGAATGCCTGGCGGACCGCATTCGCTGCGCCCTCATCGTCCACGGCAAGGGCTGGCGCTCGCCGGACTTCAAACCGGTGCTGAAAAGCGCCCTCGACCAGTGGCTGCGCCGGCATCCCCAGGTGACCGCCTTCTGCAGCGCCAGGCCGAAAGACGGCGGCAGCGGCGCCCTCTACGTGCTGCTGGGCCAGAAGAAATAG
- a CDS encoding undecaprenyl-diphosphate phosphatase: MTCAHAFWLALLQGLTEFLPISSSAHLILVPRLLGWADQGLAFDVAVHVGTLIAVLAYFRHEVAVIALDWLQALKTRRSNPNAVVGWGVLIGTVPVGLAGLLLKDWIEAYLRTPQVIAAATIVFGLLLGIAERWHRGRRSLEQLTWRDAMIVGVFQAVALIPGTSRSGITITGALFLGYDRLSAARFSFLLSIPVILLAGGVKTLDLLQSGGAVNWDLLLLGVATSALAAYGCIGWFLRLLERVGMMPFVFYRLLLGGALLYFFWPSST; this comes from the coding sequence GTGACCTGTGCCCATGCCTTCTGGCTGGCCCTGTTGCAGGGGCTGACCGAATTTCTGCCGATTTCCAGTTCGGCCCATCTGATTCTCGTGCCCCGCCTGCTGGGATGGGCCGATCAGGGACTGGCCTTCGATGTGGCGGTACACGTGGGCACCCTGATCGCGGTGCTGGCCTATTTCCGGCACGAGGTCGCGGTCATCGCCCTGGACTGGCTGCAGGCGCTGAAGACGCGCCGTTCCAACCCCAATGCGGTGGTGGGGTGGGGCGTTCTCATCGGCACCGTGCCGGTCGGGCTGGCGGGGCTGCTGCTCAAAGACTGGATCGAGGCGTATCTGCGCACCCCGCAGGTGATCGCCGCCGCCACCATCGTCTTCGGGCTGCTTTTGGGAATCGCCGAACGCTGGCACCGGGGGCGGCGCAGTCTGGAGCAGCTGACCTGGCGCGACGCCATGATCGTCGGTGTGTTCCAGGCGGTCGCTCTGATCCCCGGCACCTCCCGTTCCGGCATCACCATCACCGGCGCGCTGTTTCTGGGCTACGACCGTCTCAGTGCCGCGCGTTTCTCCTTTCTGCTGTCGATTCCGGTCATCCTCCTGGCCGGTGGGGTGAAAACGCTGGATCTTCTCCAGTCCGGTGGGGCGGTGAACTGGGATCTGCTGTTGCTCGGGGTCGCCACCTCGGCGCTGGCGGCCTACGGTTGCATCGGCTGGTTTCTGCGCCTGCTCGAGCGGGTCGGCATGATGCCGTTTGTCTTCTACCGGCTGCTGCTCGGCGGTGCGCTGCTCTATTTCTTCTGGCCCAGCAGCACGTAG
- the truD gene encoding tRNA pseudouridine(13) synthase TruD produces the protein MKPPACPRAFGPPLGRARLKQVAEDFQVEEILGFTPSGEGEHVFLWVEKRGRNTEDVAAELARFAGVPRRQVSYAGLKDRHALTWQWFCVHLPGRREWPWHDFRGDGFAVLRWARNRRRLRKGALQGNRFRLRLRDFDGDRAALEARLQQIAGRGMPNYFGPQRFGHAGGNLAKAAAMLQGEKVRSRHHRGLYLSAARAAIFNQVLALRVEAGCWERALPGDLLMFDDGGTFFRAGGIDAEIETRVARLALHPTGPLWGEGEGAAGEAGAWERRAVSLWPELAAALAREAGMQRRPLRVWVKALHWGWEEPAALRLSFTLPAGSYATGLVHELIETGEETP, from the coding sequence TTGAAACCGCCCGCCTGTCCCCGCGCCTTCGGGCCGCCTTTGGGCCGGGCCCGGCTCAAGCAGGTGGCGGAGGATTTCCAAGTGGAGGAAATCCTCGGCTTTACGCCTTCAGGGGAAGGGGAACACGTTTTCCTGTGGGTGGAAAAACGCGGCCGCAACACCGAGGATGTGGCCGCGGAACTGGCCCGTTTCGCCGGGGTTCCACGGCGGCAGGTGTCCTATGCCGGCCTCAAGGACCGTCACGCGCTGACCTGGCAGTGGTTCTGCGTCCACTTGCCGGGCAGGCGGGAATGGCCGTGGCACGACTTCCGGGGGGACGGCTTTGCGGTGCTGCGCTGGGCCCGCAACCGCCGGCGGCTGCGCAAAGGCGCTTTGCAGGGCAACCGGTTTCGGCTGCGGCTGCGGGATTTCGACGGCGACAGGGCGGCGCTCGAAGCCCGGCTGCAGCAGATCGCCGGTCGGGGAATGCCCAATTACTTCGGTCCCCAGCGCTTCGGTCACGCGGGCGGCAACTTGGCGAAGGCGGCGGCGATGCTGCAGGGCGAAAAGGTCCGCAGCCGCCACCACCGTGGCCTGTACCTGTCAGCGGCGCGGGCGGCGATCTTCAATCAGGTGCTGGCGCTGCGGGTCGAGGCCGGCTGCTGGGAGCGGGCGCTGCCCGGCGACCTGCTCATGTTCGACGACGGCGGCACCTTTTTCCGGGCAGGCGGCATCGATGCCGAAATCGAAACGCGCGTGGCCCGGCTGGCGCTGCATCCCACAGGCCCCCTGTGGGGTGAGGGGGAGGGTGCCGCTGGAGAGGCGGGAGCCTGGGAGCGCCGGGCCGTTTCCCTGTGGCCGGAGCTGGCCGCGGCGTTGGCGCGGGAGGCCGGAATGCAGCGGCGGCCCCTGCGGGTGTGGGTGAAGGCGCTGCACTGGGGATGGGAGGAACCGGCGGCGCTGCGGCTGTCGTTCACCCTGCCGGCCGGCAGTTACGCCACCGGGCTGGTTCATGAACTGATCGAAACCGGGGAGGAGACACCGTGA
- the ispF gene encoding 2-C-methyl-D-erythritol 2,4-cyclodiphosphate synthase, producing MNFRVGQGYDAHRFQPGDHVILGGVKIPFDKGLAAHSDGDVALHALCDALLGAAALGDIGRHFPDTDAAYKGVDSRLLLRRVRALLAEKGWRPVNVDLTIVCQAPRLAPHIPEMQANIAADLGLEAEAVNVKATTTEKMGFEGRGEGISAQAVALLAGR from the coding sequence ATGAACTTCCGAGTCGGACAAGGCTACGACGCCCACCGCTTTCAGCCTGGCGATCACGTCATCCTCGGTGGGGTCAAAATCCCCTTCGACAAGGGGCTGGCGGCCCATTCCGACGGCGACGTGGCCCTCCACGCCCTGTGCGACGCCCTGCTGGGGGCGGCGGCCCTGGGCGACATCGGCCGTCACTTTCCCGATACCGACGCCGCTTACAAGGGGGTGGACAGCCGCCTGTTGTTGCGGCGGGTGCGCGCGCTACTGGCGGAAAAAGGCTGGCGGCCGGTCAACGTGGATCTCACTATCGTCTGCCAGGCCCCCAGGCTGGCGCCCCACATTCCCGAGATGCAGGCCAACATCGCCGCCGATCTGGGGCTGGAGGCGGAGGCGGTCAACGTCAAGGCCACCACCACCGAGAAGATGGGCTTCGAGGGCCGCGGGGAGGGCATCTCCGCCCAGGCGGTGGCGTTGCTGGCAGGCCGTTGA